The sequence TGTAATCAAATAAATACTGCAaaatagcatttgcttacttgcttcttgttcagaATGAGTGCGTAGACGTTTCTTGCGTGGAGTGGGAGTAGTTTTCGCAACCTTACGCTTGCCGCGGTCCTCGTCTCCAACAATATAAcatgtattgatgatcggttcatcaataagaataatgtcgCCGTCGCCGTTCTTTAGGCGACGGGcagggctaatcctgcttatatcaGCGGACCTCATGATAAGGTCAAGTGGAACCACTGTAAAAATAAAAGCGCATAGTGTTATGCAAAGCGAAAATATTGCGAAAAATGTAAGTGTATTATGTTAATATACTGTGATAAATTTCAGCGGCATACCATTTTTTGATTGGTCAACCAAAAGCGCATCATGGTCGCTCCACGGCCATTGAATTGACACTTTGCCAATGTACAGTGGTACATTCGAGTAAGGTCGTAGAAATATGCCTGCGTTTTTTAGTgtcttgagagtgtcattctcaagatcatcgagtacaTGCCTCTCATTGAGCTCGGGATTTAAGCTCTGTACACCAAGCTTTAGGAATAGCACTGTCCAAATAGGCGGTGTCGTTGATGTAAAAGAACGAACTGCGCCAATTGCCTATTGAGtcctgatcaatccttaattaatgatgttgcttaattacggattgagtgcaataagattataatggaggatgggatgttcgatgattattttgggccccgatgatcgtttttcactttagctatcaagtgatcaaccaccctgacccggtcttcgttatcgattagcatgattcaccttaactcaatgtaagaagtccttgggcaaagtcacaagtgaaatctacaaaggcttaagcaaatggcagagaatcaacaacctataaatgagaggccaagctccctatttatagtatccgtgatatccgcggtctgcgagatgctcgactctccgcggaaagtcagcggatcaaaccgcagtttgacatttcagcgaatacttaaccgcagtatttattttcagcgaatatggcataactgtgccttataatccgcgtagttctgtcattagctttttagaaaataaaatatacatatacaatgctatgtatatgatcaagtccccccagtttattatgatgcattttcgcgaagcaaatgcatcatgataaactctaaaaataaagaagtgcatctttaaaatatctcgcgaactttattatatattttttactgtccatttattaccgttgttttaattaggcgaaacgcgtaattacaacggtaactttcgctattctgtcaaatcagcttattttaacggctagatttttaccgttttacgcgtcacagtaattacagccgttaaaattcaatgattaccttttcaacttgctcgccctaatcccaATTATAAATAGCAGACAACGCCGCACAAAAACTTTACGCTTTCCTTTCCCAATTTCGCATTCAAATTCGTTGAATCATAATCGTACCGTGCAATTAATCAATTTCAATCTTTAATTTCTTCAATTTTATCATCCAATTTATTTGCAAATGGCATCGTCTTCTTCAATGCACACTCCCGGAGGATATGTTTCCTACATGACGGAAGCAAAACTGCAAACTTTGCAAGAATGGTACCCACCACTTTCCCAATTCGTTCCTACCGTGCCTGCGGCAGAGCagcgagccgatactccccctaaagggatgatATCCGTGTACGAGGTTGCCAtttctcaaggcaaccttcgatttcccCTTACCCGTTTTTTTCGCAGCGTTTGCGAATATTATAACATCGCTATAGCGCAGTTGCATCCTAACGCAATTAACAAGATTATGCTATTTGAGATGTATTGCAACGCCATCAGCCAACCACCGCTGCTAAACGTTTTTCGGATGTGCAATAGCCTGGTGCTATATGACGTTGGGTGGTTTTCTTTCCGCAGTAAACTTGGCGTAATGACTTCACCAAAAGATTCAATTGGGAATTGGCGCAGTTCCTTCTTCTATACTAACGATACAGCATATGTGAATAACAAAATACCGAAAACGTGGTGTACAGAGCTTAATCCCGACGTCAATGAGAggcctgtactcgatgatcttgagaatgacactctcaagaTACTTAAAAACGCGGGTATATTTCTGTGACCTTACTCGAATGTACCGCTGTACATTGGCAGAGTGTCGATTCAATGGCCGTGGAGCGACTATGATGCGCTTTTAGTTGACCAATCAAAAAACAGTATGCCGCTTAACTTTATCGCAATGTATCAATCTTACTTTCATTTTTCGCAATATTTTTGCTTTGCATAACTTTACGCGCTTTTATTTTATCAGCGGTTGCACTTGACCTTGTCATGAGGTCCGCtgatataagcaggattagccctgcccgtcgcctaaaaaatggcgacggcaacattattcttattgatgaaccgatcatcaatacatgCTTTATTATTGGAGGTGAGGATCGCGGTAAGCGCAAGGTTGCGGATACGACTCCCACTCCACGCAAGAAACGCCTGCGCACTCACtctgaacaagaagcaagtaagcaaatgctatttcacagtatttatttgattacgcaTTGTTTATATTGGCATGAACTTGCTATATTTGCTGATCTGTTTATAGCTATTCTTCCAGGGTCATCCGCTGAAGCTACACCGCTTTATAACATCAGAGGGAGAATCCCTACAGATGTTCTTAATGAACCCGGGAATGAAGATTTATctcttccatctgacgcagaaGCGTCCAACGAGGAAGAAGAAAGAGAAACCACTACGGAAGAAACTGCCGCAGCAGATCGGGCGTTTAAGCTGTACCAAAagctttataaatttgttcctgcAGAAACAAGGGAGCAATACCGCAAACTGTCTTATCCCGCAGCGGCCAGGCAACGACTGCATAATTGCTATAATGCAATTTATCTAACAGTCGATAGCATGGAGCGTTTTACTGAGATGTCAGACGAGTATGAGAAAGCAACTAAGGCTGCCAACGCCCAAGAGAGAAGGGCGCGAAAGGCTGAATCGCGGCTTGAAAAGGTGATGGAAGAGAACGCCCGACTTAAAAGAAGGGCAGAGGTCGCGGAACACGAGTTCGCACAGCTAGTCAAATATCTACCGACATTtgcggataaagtgatggactccgagccagtcactgaaaaatttcaaacatatgccCAAGCATCAAAGCTCGCCACTCGCTGCGAGTGGCACGATTTATTATGCCAACTTGGCGATCTTTCGCAACCTCTTCCCTCTGACATGGCGAAAGAAATTATCGCCACCGATGATGCTCGCGAAATACTTGAGAGGGCAAAGAAAGAGGTTGAGAAAATCAACATACCTGTTCTTGAGGAACTCAGTCAGCGGGAAGGCGTTACATTTGCAGATATCAAAGCATTAGAATTTTAGCTTTGCCTTAACTAATTTGCTTATTGAATGTATTTTCGCAATTACAACTTTCGTCTGTTGTAAGATTCCGCGTTGCATACGCGTTTAATATTAATTACTTTTTCGCAGTTCGCAGTTGCAACCTttttatttttatagcgcttttactttaattattcataattcagacttgtccattgcaatttccgcattcgttattgtgcacataacaaagcgtactttgtgcgaaacaatcttttaacattatgaatcttctaagtccgacaaaacgatccttaggtaaaatctagcattgcgaagcatctaagtgttggcaagatcaaacacttaggaaaatttatcctttcgcaatttttattaacataagtggtcaatttcatcacttggctttTCTGCAAAATATTCCGCAATACAGTTATGTATTGGTATATTTTTTTAAGCAGGTCATGTTTAGTGAAAACAATGCCACCTTACTTAAAGCATCCGCAgagcaaacattaacttagtgtttcaaaaagataagtatttgtattctgcgaaataaacactacgcgtggccacacgcagtgttttcgctatttaaagaaacaagtactaacactgaaattaacttcgctttattctttattaattcgcattacattattcaaatcatgaacataacatgtctcgcattaatggaatttcaatacaatattttgttaatcattttcgcactaagcagggttaactgaatgcccttcaacacacatatccgcacttgtcataaccatagcacatgaaggctccatttccgcagaaatcagcgtgccaattcccttattagcagaaaactttagcataccatgtattgtagatggtatagcgccaaacatgcgcaaagctgtgcggccaagtatcatattgaaccgcgattgattccgcataatgtacaaattcaataaggcttgacgccttagcgactcatcgctatcatcaaccaattccatttgtaattccaattggccaacatgccatgatgattctcccgaaaaaccagccaatgaaaccgcagtaggtttcatcaaagcctgaatttgtgcgggcagcttgagaaaacattgctcgtacatgatatctacactggtaccagtgtcaacatgtaccttcatgattataatgccggtattagcaacacgacatgaaataaccacgggcttatcaacatccgcattcaaacgcgctgagggaaatgtaatagagggacatttccagctaacaatttgcgccgaaatttgcagcactgacatttcaccgtgcacttccactacattaatcacttgtaccccgcgctgattttctttcttatttaccaTCCGTACTCCCAAATTTTTCACCGCAGGAGCTTTCCGCTCAACCGCGTTTGGGGCACTCGAACCATTAGCTTCAGCTGGCATAATGATCGCATTCGCAGTGCTGGATGAGTTCTGCGCCAACAAATGGTCCAACTTACCCTGTTCATACGCTTCCGCAATAAATTTCGCTAAATCTCTgcaacgattggtgtcatgaccgtaatcgtcgtgaaagacacaaaactttgatctgtcacgcctgctgttttctcccaatggctgcggatcagggaaaaacttagcaactcgctcttgcagtaagatttctttgggcgtttttgttagcatctgaatgatattgaatgaCTCATTATTCCACTTGCGCGTAGAATAGCGGTTATTACGGCCATATGAATTGTTATCGTTCTGACCTTTAAACCTGTCATTACGCTGATATCCGCCGCCACCATTTTTTCGCGAAAAGCCTGGACCGCGATAGCTATCGCTGTTACCATCTctgaaagagtcattgtcatctcgccaacttttatctCTACCCCAGCCACATGCAGGGGTAATACTGCTATCTTCTCCCCCGCAGATATAATCATAAGTTTCCTGTTGCACTTTTGCGAATGTCTGCGGGACATCTCTTCTTAATCGCCGCACAAGCGTAGGGTGTCGCTGTGGGTTGATAGCATGCAAgaaaccagaaattttctgatcttcattcaaccgcggaattttctggcactcataaatataccgcgtaagtagcgcacttagagtctccttgttgccttgtttaatatcgtgacactctatatgtgtctttttctgcggtaataaattttgaaactgcagcaaaaacttttctcgcagatccacaaagccaacgatactgcgagatgccaagctgtgaaaccattcccttgctgacccctgcaaggccataggaaacactctacatgcgactggttcatcccagttgtaagtgcttacgacgccctcaaagcgttgcagaaaatccaagggatcagtgaggcctgagtaaactcccaacgtcgccggcacaatcggcggagaaacaattggatagtcagaaatgtgctggacaaatttatctgcagcagtggtaatttctgttgccttttttgcgcgaatgtctgtgttatccgcacagaatttggtaagcatatcttgcagaaaatttggctgatcgaacttatgctgcattgatttcggcgcaatgcttctgaaagcatccgctaaaaaattttgggcgttttctctgcgcgctgcttcagacgcttcaccttcctccccatagcgagggaaaggtgttggtggtcgctttcgcttgacgtatggatttttaacaaactcttctgcgctgtctgagtcatcagaaaattcatcttcctgccttggcgctttcgccaatctggacttgtgtgcggagcgcgcgtggatttgatcatccgcgttatcactatcgctgtcattgtgctcaagaaccaaccgatcactttgtgatcctgaaccacttaatggccataagtatgtgcgcggtatgcgagattcacaattatgcttagcgtctcttttggcttgctcaatagcagtattaacaattttctcataaactggattttcccgataagattttcgctcgctttccttcagcgattgattcttcgcgattttgcaataacgttctgcgtgcgatcattttttcagcggcagcttcaggctgcgaatcgttagcattgtttgcattagattttttagcattcgtttcctgaaccgattttcccgcagtaacacttgcatctgtttgcattggaaatacgataacgttctgcgaatcgccaagcaatgcatcagcattcgcagagacgccagtttgttttgcattcgacgtcatgattgttaagcagattaacaatttgcgtattggaaaaaacacctgcaaatcatcacaacaaaatcatgatttgaaattaaaccgttgaattaattgtttaatcggcgtaaaacaaaaaattttcagtttaatttgtaaaacgagtcccacggatggcgccaattgatcaatccttaattaatgatgttgcttaattacggattgagtgcaataagattataatggaggatgagatgttcgatgattattttgggccccgatgatcgtttttcactttagctatcaagtgatcaaccaccctgacccggtcttcgttatcgattagcatgattcaccttaactcaatgtaagaagtccttgggcaaagtcacgagtgaaatctacaaaggcttaagcaaatggcagagaatcaacaacctataaatgagaggccaagctccctatttatagtatccgtgatatccgcggtctgcgagatgctcggctctccgcggaaagtcagcggatcaaaccgcagtttggcatttcagcgaatacttaaccgcagtatttattttcagcgaatatggcataactgtgccttataatccgcgtagttctgtccttagctttttagaaaataaaatatacatatacaatgctatgtatatgatcaagtccttgGGTGAAGTCATTATGCCAAGTTTACTGCGGAAAGAAAACCACCCAACAACGTATAGCACAAGGCTATTGCACATACGAAAAACGTTTAGCAGTAGTGGTTGGCCGGTggcattgcagtacatctcgaacaGCACAATTTTGTTAATCGCGTTAGGATGCAACTGTGCCATAGCGATATTATAGTATTCGCAAACACTGTGGAAAAAGCGGGTAAgtggaaatcgaaggttgccttgagaaatggcagcctcgtaaacagaaatcatccctttagggggagtatcggctcgctGTTCTGCCGCAGGCGCGTTAGGAACAAATTGAGCAAGTGGCGGATACCATTCCTGTAGGGTTTGAAGTTTTGtttccgtcatataggaaacataaccTCCGGGGGTATGCATAGATGAAGACGACGCCATTTGCAATAAGGAAAATAAATTGGATGATAAGAAAAGCTAAATCGGAGgttgaattgatgaaattgaaggttCGATTGGCTAATTGCAAAGTACGATTGTGATTGGTAGAATACGATTGAATGCGAAATTGGGAGAGAAAGGTGTAAAGTTTTTATGCCGATTATTGTGTTATTTATAATCGGGATTAGGACGAGCAAGTTGAAAAGATAATCATTGCATTTAAATGGCTGAAATTACCacaacgtgtaaacggtaattttctagccgttacagcgtgttgatttgacagattggcgaaagttaccgttgtaattacgcgttgagcttaattaaaacaacggtaataaatgggcgGTAAGAAATATTAAAGTATTGTTTGCGAACTATTTTAAGAAGCATTTCGTTATTTTtaaagtttatcatgatgcattagcttcgcgaaaatgtatcataataaactgggaggacttgatcatatacatggcattgtatatgtatattttatttgctaaaatccaaaggcagaactacgcgaattataaggcaaagctatacaatattcgctgaaaataagtacagcggttatgttttcgcattaatgcaagaccgcggtttaatccgctgagtttccgcggattgttaagtaactcgcagaccgcggatatttcgattcctataaatagggagcttggcctctcatttataggttgttgattctctgccattttacctaagcctttgtaatttccacttgtgatcttgcccaagggatttttacaccgcgcaaaggtgaattaagctaattaacaatcaagaccgggtcggggtggttgatcacttgatagttaaagtgaaagacgatcatcggggcccaaaataatcatcaaacattccatcctccattataattttgttgcactcaatccgtaattatgtaacatcattaattaaggattgatcacaaGGCATTATTTGGAATATTGCTTCAGATTTTGATAGTTTGAAACGTTTGGAACGCTCTAATCGAGTTCATCGGGATAAGTCAGAAAAGATTGAGAAGGATTCTGAATTAATGAAAGCTGCTAAACTTGAGTTAGATGCTGCTATTGCTGCTAAGCATTCTGCTGAGGCTCGTGTTGTTAAGATGGCAACAAAAGAAAAATGGTACATCCATAAAATTGAAACACTGACCAAATCTGAAAGTGC comes from Rutidosis leptorrhynchoides isolate AG116_Rl617_1_P2 chromosome 4, CSIRO_AGI_Rlap_v1, whole genome shotgun sequence and encodes:
- the LOC139904650 gene encoding uncharacterized protein, whose product is MASSSSMHTPGGYVSYMTEAKLQTLQEWYPPLSQFVPTVPAAEQRADTPPKGMISVYEVAISQGNLRFPLTRFFRSVCEYYNIAIAQLHPNAINKIMLFEMYCNAISQPPLLNVFRMCNSLVLYDVGWFSFRSKLGVMTSPKDSIGNWRSSFFYTNDTAYVNNKIPKTWCTELNPDVNERPVLDDLENDTLKILKNAAVALDLVMRSADISRISPARRLKNGDGNIILIDEPIINTCFIIGGEDRGKRKVADTTPTPRKKRLRTHSEQEARSSAEATPLYNIRGRIPTDVLNEPGNEDLSLPSDAEASNEEEERETTTEETAAADRAFKLYQKLYKFVPAETREQYRKLSYPAAARQRLHNCYNAIYLTVDSMERFTEMSDEYEKATKAANAQERRARKAESRLEKVMEENARLKRRAEVAEHEFAQLVKYLPTFADKVMDSEPVTEKFQTYAQASKLATRCEWHDLLCQLGDLSQPLPSDMAKEIIATDDAREILERAKKEVEKINIPVLEELSQREGVTFADIKALEF